A window of the Mesotoga prima MesG1.Ag.4.2 genome harbors these coding sequences:
- a CDS encoding GrpB family protein produces the protein MRGKPVIVAEYDSSWPELFRREAELIYAALEGVEMSIEHIGSTAVPGLQAKPVIDIMIGVSSLEQADSCVPFIERTGYLYRPEHEDSMPERRYFERSGSEIDCHVHLVVFGSKFWRGHIFFRNCLRENPEIVQQYAALKKELAEKYRDNREAYTNGKAEFIQGILRRQKDPL, from the coding sequence TTGAGAGGAAAGCCAGTGATAGTCGCTGAGTATGATTCATCGTGGCCAGAGCTTTTCAGAAGGGAAGCGGAACTGATCTATGCCGCGCTCGAAGGTGTTGAGATGAGTATCGAGCACATAGGAAGCACAGCAGTTCCTGGACTGCAGGCCAAACCCGTGATCGACATAATGATTGGCGTATCATCACTTGAACAAGCCGATTCCTGCGTGCCATTCATTGAAAGAACGGGCTATCTTTACAGACCCGAGCACGAGGATTCAATGCCAGAAAGAAGGTACTTTGAAAGATCCGGCAGTGAGATTGACTGCCACGTACACTTGGTCGTTTTTGGAAGCAAGTTCTGGAGAGGCCACATCTTTTTCAGGAACTGTTTGCGTGAAAACCCAGAGATAGTACAACAATACGCTGCGCTCAAGAAAGAGCTCGCCGAAAAATACAGAGATAACAGAGAAGCTTATACAAATGGCAAGGCTGAGTTCATCCAGGGGATACTGAGACGGCAGAAGGATCCACTTTAG